A stretch of DNA from Desmospora activa DSM 45169:
AGGAAGCTGGTTTTTTAATCTGTTTCCTTTTCAACTATCAAAAGTTCGTCCAATCGACAATCATACCGATTCATTAACCTTTCTAATATATCGCGGGAATACTTTGTACTCTCGTTATTTGCAAACCGCCGGACAGATTCCCAACTACTTTCCATCCCGATATCCTTTG
This window harbors:
- a CDS encoding helix-turn-helix domain-containing protein — its product is MQKVKIRSGLKEFAQNRGLTIRQVAKDIGMESSWESVRRFANNESTKYSRDILERLMNRYDCRLDELLIVEKETD